The nucleotide sequence TTTTTTGTCGATTTCTTCGTGTCTTTTGATGTATTGCCGGATCACCTCTTCATCGTGACCGGCTGTAGAGACGTAGTAGCCTCTTGCCCAAAAGTGAAGACCGGTAAAATTCTTCTGCTTTCCCATATATTGGCGAGCAACATGAATTGCGCTTTTCCCCTTTAGATAACCGACAATTTGGGAGACAGCATATTTTGGCGGAATTGATATCAG is from Desulfatiglans anilini DSM 4660 and encodes:
- the tnpA gene encoding IS200/IS605 family transposase, whose product is LISIPPKYAVSQIVGYLKGKSAIHVARQYMGKQKNFTGLHFWARGYYVSTAGHDEEVIRQYIKRHEEIDKKIDQLGLFK